The following coding sequences lie in one Streptomyces venezuelae genomic window:
- a CDS encoding AI-2E family transporter gives MAPTDETAQVTQDTAPPGTTPPAQPPAGTQAGQGARMPRWLPRAMVLALALVACFQLGSWAFHQLTGLLINVLIAFFLALAVEPAVSWMAARGMRRGFATFLVFLGVVIASAGFIALMGSMLAGQIVDMVEDFPDYLDKVISWINQTFHTDLSRVEVQDSLVHSDWLQKYVQNSASGVLDVSAQVLGGLFQLLTILLFSFYFAADGPRLRRALCSVLPPAKQAEVLRAWEIAVDKTGGYLYSRGLMALISGIAHYILLQVLEVPYAPVLAVWVGLVSQFIPTIGTYLAGALPMLIAFTVDPWYSLWVLVFVVVYQQFENYVLQPKLTAKSVDIHPAVAFGSVIAGTALLGAVGALIAIPAVATLQAFLGAYVKRYDVTDDPRVHGHRRQVGAPLLARMRRALRGPNRPEAPAEPGGSSPKPGKRK, from the coding sequence GTGGCACCGACAGACGAGACCGCGCAGGTCACCCAGGACACCGCTCCGCCCGGCACGACGCCGCCCGCACAGCCCCCCGCCGGAACCCAGGCAGGGCAGGGCGCCCGCATGCCGCGCTGGCTGCCGCGCGCCATGGTTCTCGCCCTCGCGCTCGTCGCCTGCTTCCAGCTGGGCAGCTGGGCGTTCCATCAGTTGACCGGGCTGTTGATCAACGTATTGATCGCGTTCTTCCTGGCGCTCGCGGTCGAGCCCGCGGTGAGCTGGATGGCCGCGCGCGGTATGCGCAGGGGTTTCGCCACGTTCCTGGTCTTCCTGGGCGTCGTGATCGCCAGCGCCGGCTTCATCGCCTTGATGGGGTCGATGCTCGCGGGCCAGATCGTGGACATGGTCGAGGACTTCCCCGACTACCTGGACAAGGTCATCAGCTGGATCAACCAGACCTTCCACACGGACCTCTCCCGCGTCGAGGTCCAGGACAGCCTGGTCCACTCGGACTGGCTGCAGAAGTACGTGCAGAACAGCGCCAGCGGTGTCCTGGACGTGTCCGCGCAGGTGCTGGGCGGTCTCTTCCAGCTCCTGACGATCCTGCTGTTCTCGTTCTACTTCGCGGCCGACGGGCCGAGGCTGCGGCGCGCCCTGTGCTCGGTGCTGCCGCCCGCCAAGCAGGCCGAGGTGCTGCGGGCCTGGGAGATCGCGGTCGACAAGACCGGCGGCTACCTTTACTCGCGCGGCCTGATGGCGCTGATCTCCGGGATCGCGCACTACATCCTGCTGCAGGTGCTCGAAGTGCCCTACGCGCCCGTGCTCGCCGTGTGGGTGGGCCTCGTGTCCCAGTTCATCCCCACCATCGGCACGTATCTCGCGGGCGCCCTGCCGATGCTGATCGCCTTCACGGTCGACCCCTGGTACTCGCTCTGGGTGCTGGTCTTCGTGGTCGTCTACCAGCAGTTCGAGAACTACGTACTGCAGCCCAAGCTCACCGCCAAGAGCGTGGACATCCACCCCGCCGTCGCGTTCGGCTCGGTCATCGCGGGCACGGCGCTCCTCGGCGCGGTGGGGGCGCTCATCGCCATCCCGGCCGTCGCGACGCTGCAGGCGTTCCTCGGGGCGTACGTGAAGAGGTACGACGTCACGGACGACCCCCGGGTGCACGGGCACCGGCGCCAGGTCGGAGCTCCCCTCCTCGCCCGGATGCGGCGGGCGCTGCGGGGGCCGAACAGGCCGGAGGCCCCGGCGGAGCCGGGTGGATCCTCGCCGAAGCCGGGCAAGCGCAAGTAG
- the recA gene encoding recombinase RecA: MAGTDREKALDAALAQIERQFGKGAVMRMGERPNEPIEVIPTGSTALDVALGVGGIPRGRVVEVYGPESSGKTTLTLHAVANAQRAGGAVAFVDAEHALDPEYAKKLGVDIDNLILSQPDNGEQALEIVDMLVRSGALDLIVIDSVAALVPRAEIEGEMGDSHVGLQARLMSQALRKITSALNQSKTTAIFINQLREKIGVMFGSPETTTGGRALKFYASVRMDIRRIETLKDGTDAVGNRTRVKVVKNKVAPPFKQAEFDILYGQGISREGGLIDMGVEHGFVRKAGAWYTYEGDQLGQGKENARNFLKDNPDLANEIEKKIKEKLGVGVKPEAPTEEPSTDATGAAPAADDAKTVPAPAAKAGKSKAAAAKS, translated from the coding sequence ATGGCAGGAACCGACCGCGAGAAGGCGCTCGACGCCGCGCTCGCACAGATTGAACGGCAATTCGGCAAGGGCGCAGTGATGCGCATGGGCGAGCGGCCGAACGAGCCCATCGAGGTCATCCCCACCGGGTCGACCGCGCTCGACGTCGCGCTCGGCGTCGGCGGCATCCCCCGCGGCCGTGTGGTGGAGGTGTACGGCCCGGAGTCCTCCGGTAAGACGACCCTCACCCTGCACGCCGTGGCCAACGCCCAGCGGGCGGGCGGCGCGGTGGCCTTCGTGGACGCGGAGCACGCCCTCGACCCCGAGTACGCGAAGAAGCTCGGCGTCGACATCGACAACCTCATCCTGTCCCAGCCGGACAACGGCGAGCAGGCCCTCGAGATCGTCGACATGCTGGTCCGCTCCGGCGCCCTCGACCTGATCGTCATCGACTCCGTGGCCGCCCTGGTGCCGCGCGCGGAGATCGAGGGCGAGATGGGCGACTCGCACGTGGGTCTGCAGGCCCGCCTGATGAGCCAGGCCCTGCGAAAGATCACCAGCGCGCTCAACCAGTCCAAGACCACCGCGATCTTCATCAACCAGCTGCGCGAGAAGATCGGCGTGATGTTCGGTTCCCCGGAGACCACGACCGGTGGCCGCGCGCTGAAGTTCTACGCGTCGGTGCGCATGGACATCCGCCGCATCGAGACCCTGAAGGACGGCACGGACGCGGTGGGCAACCGCACCCGCGTCAAGGTCGTCAAGAACAAGGTCGCGCCGCCCTTCAAGCAGGCCGAGTTCGACATCCTCTACGGCCAGGGCATCAGCCGCGAGGGCGGCCTGATCGACATGGGCGTCGAGCACGGGTTCGTCCGCAAGGCGGGCGCCTGGTACACGTACGAGGGCGACCAGCTCGGCCAGGGCAAGGAGAACGCCCGCAACTTCCTGAAGGACAACCCCGACCTCGCCAACGAGATCGAGAAGAAGATCAAGGAGAAGCTGGGCGTCGGAGTGAAGCCCGAGGCGCCGACCGAGGAGCCGAGCACGGACGCGACGGGCGCCGCCCCGGCCGCCGACGACGCCAAGACGGTGCCCGCTCCGGCGGCCAAGGCCGGCAAGTCCAAGGCCGCGGCGGCCAAGAGCTAG
- a CDS encoding DUF3046 domain-containing protein: MRLTVFWQRMAAHFGAGYADSFARDHVMAELGGRTVNEALDAGWEAKDVWRAVCTAMDVPAEKR, translated from the coding sequence ATGCGGTTGACGGTCTTCTGGCAGCGGATGGCGGCCCACTTCGGTGCGGGGTACGCCGACTCCTTCGCGCGCGATCACGTGATGGCTGAATTGGGCGGCCGTACGGTCAATGAGGCGCTGGATGCGGGCTGGGAGGCCAAGGACGTCTGGCGTGCGGTGTGCACGGCGATGGACGTACCCGCCGAGAAGCGCTGA